One genomic segment of Amycolatopsis granulosa includes these proteins:
- a CDS encoding FmdB family zinc ribbon protein — protein sequence MPIYDYSCECGNRFEALVPSSASPAPSCSCGSVPHRLPPAARLGGVASAGPSRDDAPKSWRGTGNGDRETVRHWHRQMTRREKLEQKYPELAGDRRPVLAHEGRFAAAPLRAGDPLPGGPAS from the coding sequence ATGCCCATCTACGACTACTCGTGCGAGTGCGGGAACCGGTTCGAGGCGCTCGTGCCCTCGTCCGCGAGCCCGGCTCCGTCCTGTTCGTGCGGCTCGGTGCCGCACCGGCTGCCACCCGCGGCGCGGCTGGGCGGGGTCGCCTCCGCCGGGCCCAGCCGGGACGACGCGCCGAAGAGCTGGCGCGGCACCGGCAACGGCGACCGGGAGACGGTGCGGCACTGGCACCGGCAGATGACCCGGCGGGAGAAGCTCGAACAGAAGTACCCGGAGCTGGCCGGCGACCGCCGTCCGGTGCTCGCGCACGAGGGCCGGTTCGCCGCCGCGCCGCTGCGGGCCGGCGATCCGCTGCCCGGGGGCCCGGCTTCATGA
- a CDS encoding hydroxyacid-oxoacid transhydrogenase, whose translation MTEYLTETVFTWGATPLKFGAGAVDEIGWDLAQMGAERVLIVTDPGVAATGVPERVAAAAKAGGLTVETYDQVHVEPTDVSIQAAVDFASQSQWDGFIAVGGGSSIDTAKAINLMTTYPADLYDYVNKPIGQGKAPAGPLKPLVAVPTTAGTGSETTPVCIMDFLDLKVKSGISHPRLRPSMAVVDPLLTLSMPPEVTAASGMDVLCHALESYTAKPFDSFPRHRAETRVAYCGSNPISDAWTEQALTLLARSFRKAVLNGGDLAARTDMMLAATFAGMGFGNAGVHIPHACAYPIAGRVKEYRPKNYPQDEAMVPHGESVSLTAPAAFRFTFPTNPDKHLRAARILDPGAPEQRDPVDQLPFVLSSLMRDIGTPNGIGGVGYDEGDIPGLVEGTLKQERLLTISPRPVRDEDLASIFAQSIENW comes from the coding sequence ATGACCGAATACCTCACCGAGACCGTCTTCACCTGGGGTGCCACCCCACTGAAGTTCGGCGCCGGCGCCGTCGACGAGATCGGCTGGGACCTCGCCCAGATGGGCGCCGAGCGGGTCCTCATCGTCACCGACCCGGGCGTCGCCGCGACCGGAGTGCCGGAACGGGTGGCCGCGGCCGCCAAGGCCGGCGGGCTGACCGTGGAAACCTACGACCAGGTGCACGTCGAGCCGACCGACGTGAGCATCCAGGCCGCGGTCGACTTCGCCAGTCAGTCGCAGTGGGACGGTTTCATCGCCGTCGGCGGCGGCTCGTCGATCGACACCGCCAAGGCCATCAACCTGATGACCACCTATCCCGCGGACCTCTACGACTACGTCAACAAGCCGATCGGCCAGGGCAAGGCGCCGGCCGGGCCGCTCAAGCCGCTCGTCGCGGTGCCCACCACGGCCGGCACCGGCTCGGAGACCACGCCGGTGTGCATCATGGACTTCCTCGACCTGAAGGTGAAGTCCGGCATCAGCCATCCCCGGCTGCGGCCGTCGATGGCGGTGGTCGACCCGCTGCTGACGCTGAGCATGCCGCCGGAGGTGACCGCGGCGAGCGGGATGGACGTGCTGTGCCACGCGCTGGAGTCCTACACGGCCAAGCCGTTCGACTCCTTCCCCCGGCACCGCGCGGAGACCCGGGTCGCCTACTGCGGGTCCAACCCGATCTCCGACGCCTGGACCGAGCAGGCGCTGACGCTGCTGGCGCGGTCGTTCCGCAAGGCGGTGCTCAACGGGGGTGACCTCGCTGCCCGGACCGACATGATGCTGGCCGCGACGTTCGCCGGGATGGGGTTCGGCAACGCCGGCGTGCACATCCCGCACGCCTGCGCGTACCCGATCGCCGGCCGCGTGAAGGAGTACCGGCCGAAGAACTACCCGCAGGACGAGGCCATGGTGCCGCACGGCGAGTCGGTGTCGCTGACCGCGCCCGCGGCGTTCCGGTTCACCTTCCCGACGAACCCGGACAAGCACCTGCGCGCGGCGCGGATCCTCGACCCGGGCGCGCCGGAGCAGCGCGACCCGGTGGACCAGCTGCCGTTCGTGCTGTCCTCGCTGATGCGCGACATCGGCACCCCGAACGGGATCGGCGGGGTCGGCTACGACGAGGGCGACATCCCCGGCCTGGTCGAGGGCACGCTCAAGCAGGAGCGGCTGCTGACCATCTCGCCCCGGCCGGTGCGCGACGAGGACCTGGCGTCGATCTTCGCCCAGTCGATCGAGAACTGGTGA
- a CDS encoding N-acyl homoserine lactonase family protein, translating into MTAPSKVHLLRTGTMECDQTWLLLKPGATITDRANTRKEAVWTTCPTHAVLIEHPDGRILWDTGVPRDWETRWAPTGLQEFFPVQEGTTYLEDSLAALELTPDDIDVLVLSHLHFDHAANAKLFAGGRTRIVVNSEEHEGALGIDGPFKGAHLKADYEGIDYELVSGDAEIAPGVSVIATPGHTWGTMSLRVDLPETGTKIFTSDAVYLGESWGPPAIGAAIVWDSVRWLESVEKLRRIAEETNAEVIFGHDPEQAAALPFAPDGYFA; encoded by the coding sequence ATGACGGCACCGAGCAAGGTCCACCTGCTCCGGACCGGGACGATGGAATGCGACCAGACCTGGCTGCTGCTCAAGCCGGGTGCGACGATCACCGACCGGGCGAACACCCGCAAGGAAGCGGTGTGGACGACCTGCCCGACCCACGCGGTGCTCATCGAGCACCCGGACGGGCGCATCCTCTGGGACACCGGCGTGCCGCGGGACTGGGAGACCCGCTGGGCGCCGACCGGCCTGCAGGAGTTCTTCCCGGTCCAGGAGGGCACCACCTACCTGGAGGACTCGCTGGCGGCGCTGGAGCTGACGCCCGACGACATCGACGTGCTGGTGCTGTCCCACCTGCACTTCGACCACGCGGCCAACGCCAAGCTCTTCGCCGGCGGCCGGACCCGCATCGTCGTCAACTCCGAGGAGCACGAGGGCGCCCTCGGCATCGACGGCCCGTTCAAGGGCGCCCACCTCAAGGCCGACTACGAGGGCATCGACTACGAACTCGTCTCCGGTGACGCCGAAATCGCGCCGGGCGTCAGCGTCATCGCGACACCGGGCCACACCTGGGGGACCATGTCCCTGCGGGTGGACCTGCCGGAGACCGGCACCAAGATCTTCACCTCCGACGCCGTCTACCTCGGCGAGAGCTGGGGCCCGCCGGCCATCGGCGCCGCGATCGTGTGGGACAGCGTGCGCTGGCTGGAGTCGGTGGAAAAGCTGCGCCGCATCGCCGAGGAGACCAACGCCGAGGTGATCTTCGGGCACGACCCCGAACAGGCCGCCGCCCTCCCGTTCGCACCCGACGGGTACTTCGCCTGA
- a CDS encoding GntR family transcriptional regulator: protein MRQIGNDANLAGKIVDELRTAIVNGELVAGRLYSVHDLAERLGVSRTPVREALIQLAERGMVRFERNRGVRILQTSLHDLEEVFAIRLLLEVPATYRAVTQRTAAWVKELGAELKTMRVAAQVHDEARFMAADRRFHELINSASGNVRLARYVDSLRDMVLLRGTSTVDTSRSLADILAEHEAIFALIESGKAGEAAESMRAHLLNTARLLIGQEAAASGDPVPPVSMEWTGYPAID from the coding sequence ATGCGGCAGATCGGGAACGACGCCAACCTCGCCGGCAAGATCGTCGACGAGCTCCGGACCGCCATCGTGAACGGGGAGCTCGTCGCGGGGCGACTGTATTCGGTGCACGACCTCGCCGAGCGCCTCGGCGTGTCGCGGACGCCGGTGCGCGAAGCGCTGATCCAGCTGGCCGAGCGCGGCATGGTGCGCTTCGAGCGCAACCGCGGCGTGCGGATCCTTCAGACGTCCCTGCACGACCTGGAGGAGGTCTTCGCGATCCGGCTGCTGCTGGAGGTGCCGGCGACCTACCGCGCCGTCACCCAGCGCACGGCCGCCTGGGTGAAGGAGCTGGGCGCCGAGCTCAAGACGATGCGGGTCGCGGCGCAGGTGCACGACGAGGCGAGGTTCATGGCCGCCGACCGGCGCTTCCACGAGCTGATCAACTCCGCGTCCGGCAACGTCCGGCTGGCGCGGTACGTCGACTCGCTGCGCGACATGGTGCTGCTGCGCGGTACCTCGACCGTGGACACCTCGCGCAGCCTGGCCGACATCCTCGCCGAGCACGAGGCGATCTTCGCGCTCATCGAGTCCGGCAAGGCCGGGGAAGCGGCCGAGAGCATGCGCGCGCACCTGCTCAACACGGCCCGCCTGCTGATCGGGCAGGAGGCCGCGGCGAGCGGCGACCCGGTGCCGCCGGTCTCGATGGAGTGGACCGGGTACCCCGCCATTGACTGA
- a CDS encoding 2Fe-2S iron-sulfur cluster-binding protein — MDAEITLRVDGTTHRLAVDCRTTLLDALRERLGVTSAKKGCDHGQCGACTVLADGRRVLSCLTLAVARSGSEVTTAAGLAPDGELHPVQRAFLEHDGFQCGYCTPGQICSAVGMLDEAGRGWPSHVSPDLTAHPALTRAEIAERMSGNLCRCAAYAGIVAAIEEAAG; from the coding sequence ATGGACGCGGAGATCACCTTGCGTGTCGACGGCACCACCCACCGCCTGGCGGTCGACTGCCGCACCACGCTGCTGGACGCGCTCCGCGAACGGCTCGGCGTCACCAGCGCGAAGAAGGGCTGCGACCACGGCCAGTGCGGTGCCTGCACGGTGCTGGCGGACGGCCGCCGGGTGCTGTCCTGTCTGACCCTCGCCGTCGCGCGGAGCGGGTCCGAGGTGACCACCGCCGCCGGGCTCGCCCCGGACGGCGAGCTGCACCCCGTGCAGCGCGCGTTCCTCGAGCACGACGGGTTCCAGTGCGGCTACTGCACGCCCGGCCAGATCTGCTCCGCCGTGGGCATGCTGGACGAGGCCGGCCGGGGCTGGCCGAGCCACGTGAGCCCGGACCTGACGGCGCACCCCGCGCTGACCCGGGCGGAGATCGCCGAGCGGATGAGCGGCAACCTGTGCCGCTGCGCCGCCTACGCCGGCATCGTCGCCGCGATCGAGGAGGCGGCCGGGTGA
- a CDS encoding FAD binding domain-containing protein — MKPFSYDAPADAATAVRTVAADPSAVFLAGGTNLLDHLKLGITRPARLVDVTNLTSTEITEHDGGLSIGAGVPNSDLAADPRVRSRYPALAESLLAGASGPLRNMATTGGNPLQRTRCVYFQDVTTPCNKRTPGSGCSAIGGYTRYHAILGASEHCVATHPSDLAVALAALDASVRVLGPHGERTIPFTELHRLPGDTPQRDTVLEHGELITAIDLPAPPAGRQRYRKVRDRASYAFALVSVAALLDVANETVRDARIAFGGVAHKPWRAWQAEDVLRGAPATDATFRAAAGAELAQARPLPGNEFKVPLLTRTLVSVLRELS; from the coding sequence GTGAAGCCGTTCAGTTACGACGCGCCGGCCGACGCGGCGACCGCCGTCCGCACCGTCGCCGCCGACCCGTCGGCCGTGTTCCTGGCCGGCGGCACGAACCTGCTCGACCACCTCAAGCTCGGCATCACCCGCCCGGCTCGCCTGGTCGACGTCACGAACCTGACCTCCACCGAGATCACCGAGCACGACGGCGGGCTGTCGATCGGTGCGGGCGTGCCCAACAGCGACCTGGCCGCCGATCCGCGCGTGCGGTCACGGTACCCGGCACTGGCCGAGTCGCTGCTGGCCGGCGCGTCCGGGCCGTTGCGGAACATGGCGACCACCGGCGGGAACCCGTTGCAGCGCACGCGGTGCGTGTACTTCCAGGACGTCACGACACCGTGCAACAAGCGGACACCCGGCTCCGGCTGCTCGGCGATCGGCGGCTACACCCGCTACCACGCGATCCTCGGCGCGTCCGAGCACTGCGTGGCCACCCACCCGTCCGACCTGGCGGTCGCGCTGGCCGCGCTGGACGCTTCGGTGCGGGTGCTCGGGCCGCACGGCGAGCGCACCATCCCGTTCACCGAGCTGCACCGGCTGCCCGGCGACACGCCGCAGCGGGACACCGTGCTGGAGCACGGCGAGCTGATCACCGCGATCGACCTGCCCGCGCCGCCCGCCGGACGGCAGCGGTACCGCAAGGTCCGCGACCGGGCGTCGTACGCGTTCGCGCTGGTGTCGGTCGCCGCGCTGCTCGACGTCGCGAACGAGACCGTCCGCGACGCGCGGATCGCGTTCGGCGGGGTCGCGCACAAGCCGTGGCGCGCGTGGCAGGCCGAGGACGTGCTGCGCGGCGCACCCGCGACCGATGCGACGTTCCGCGCCGCCGCCGGGGCGGAGCTGGCGCAGGCGCGGCCGCTGCCGGGCAACGAGTTCAAGGTCCCCCTGCTGACCCGCACCCTGGTGTCCGTGCTCCGGGAGCTGTCGTGA
- a CDS encoding molybdopterin cofactor-binding domain-containing protein, with protein MTAIGKPLVRRDGARKVTGAATYAYETPVDAPVFCHPVQATVARGRITAIHTAEAEVLDGVLDVITFRTAERLASTEDRELAVLQDREVAFRGQVIGLVIARTSEIARHAAELVFATYAETAHDTELSADRDDLYAPEKVNPAFPTDTGTGDVDAAMASAEVTVERTYRTAMYHNNPLEPHATTALWDNDSLTLWDSTQGVHPSRKAIAKVFGLPPERVRVVCPFVGGGFGSKGLPHANVVLAAMAARAHPGRPVKLALTRQQMFALAGYRTPTIQRMRLGATRDGRLTALGLDVVEQTSRIKEFAEQTAVPARMMYAAPNRGTTHRLAALDVPVPSWMRAPGECPGMFGPEVAMDELAYELGLDPIELRVRNEPGVDPESGRPFSSRHLVECLREGARRFGWDGRDPRPGVRREDGWLTGTGVAASVYPSSSRAGTTALVRFSGGRYAVEIGAADLGTGAWTVLPQIAADALDVPVEEVDVALGDTAYPVAAVAGGSMGTATWGSAIVEAARAFRDKFGRDPDDGDEADATTGDNPAREKYAMYAFGAQFAEARVHADTGEIRVPRLLGVFAAGRIVNPRTARSQFLGGMTMGLSMALHEDSVLDPRFGHVVNHDLAEYHIAVNADAPDVQAHWLDEEDPHVNALGVKGIGEIGIVGTAAAVANAVFHATGARIRDLPITLDKVLPALP; from the coding sequence GTGACCGCGATCGGGAAACCGCTGGTGCGGCGTGACGGCGCGCGCAAGGTCACCGGCGCCGCCACCTACGCCTACGAGACACCGGTCGACGCGCCGGTGTTCTGCCACCCCGTGCAGGCCACCGTGGCGCGCGGCCGGATCACCGCGATCCACACCGCCGAGGCCGAGGTGCTCGACGGCGTGCTCGACGTCATCACCTTCCGCACGGCCGAACGGCTGGCCTCCACCGAGGACCGCGAGCTGGCGGTGCTGCAGGACCGCGAGGTGGCCTTCCGCGGCCAGGTGATCGGCCTGGTGATCGCCCGGACCTCGGAGATCGCCCGCCACGCCGCGGAACTGGTGTTCGCGACCTACGCCGAGACAGCGCACGACACCGAGCTGTCCGCCGATCGCGACGACCTGTACGCACCGGAGAAGGTGAACCCCGCGTTCCCCACCGACACCGGGACCGGGGACGTCGACGCCGCGATGGCATCCGCGGAGGTGACGGTCGAGCGGACCTACCGCACCGCGATGTACCACAACAACCCCCTGGAGCCGCACGCGACGACGGCGTTGTGGGACAACGACTCCCTGACGTTGTGGGACTCCACGCAGGGCGTGCACCCGTCCCGCAAAGCCATCGCGAAGGTGTTCGGCCTGCCCCCGGAGCGGGTGCGGGTGGTGTGCCCGTTCGTCGGCGGCGGGTTCGGGTCGAAGGGCCTGCCGCACGCCAACGTCGTGCTGGCCGCGATGGCCGCGCGGGCGCACCCGGGCCGTCCGGTGAAGCTCGCGCTCACCCGGCAGCAGATGTTCGCCCTCGCCGGGTACCGGACGCCGACGATCCAGCGGATGCGCCTGGGCGCCACCCGCGACGGCAGGCTGACCGCGCTCGGGCTGGACGTGGTGGAGCAGACCTCGCGGATCAAGGAGTTCGCCGAGCAGACCGCGGTACCGGCCCGCATGATGTACGCCGCGCCGAACCGCGGCACCACCCACCGGCTGGCCGCGCTGGACGTGCCGGTGCCGTCGTGGATGCGCGCGCCCGGCGAGTGCCCTGGCATGTTCGGGCCCGAGGTCGCGATGGACGAGCTGGCGTACGAGCTGGGCCTCGACCCCATCGAGCTGCGCGTGCGCAACGAGCCCGGGGTGGACCCGGAATCCGGGCGGCCGTTCTCCAGCCGTCACCTGGTCGAGTGCCTGCGCGAGGGCGCGCGGCGGTTCGGCTGGGACGGGCGCGATCCGCGCCCCGGGGTGCGGCGGGAGGACGGCTGGCTGACCGGCACCGGGGTGGCGGCGTCGGTGTACCCGTCGTCGTCACGGGCCGGGACGACCGCACTGGTGCGCTTCTCCGGCGGCCGGTACGCCGTGGAGATCGGTGCGGCGGACCTGGGCACCGGGGCGTGGACGGTGCTGCCGCAGATCGCCGCGGACGCCCTGGACGTGCCGGTCGAGGAGGTCGACGTGGCACTGGGCGACACCGCGTACCCGGTGGCGGCGGTGGCCGGCGGCTCGATGGGCACGGCGACCTGGGGTTCGGCGATCGTGGAGGCGGCGCGCGCGTTCCGGGACAAGTTCGGCCGCGACCCGGACGACGGTGACGAGGCCGACGCGACGACGGGCGACAACCCGGCGCGCGAGAAGTACGCGATGTACGCGTTCGGCGCGCAGTTCGCCGAGGCGCGGGTGCACGCCGACACCGGCGAGATCCGGGTGCCGCGGCTGCTCGGTGTGTTCGCCGCCGGGCGGATCGTCAACCCGCGGACCGCCCGGTCGCAGTTCCTCGGCGGGATGACGATGGGCCTGTCGATGGCGCTGCACGAGGACAGCGTGCTGGACCCGCGGTTCGGGCACGTGGTGAACCACGACCTCGCCGAGTACCACATCGCGGTGAACGCGGACGCGCCGGACGTGCAGGCGCACTGGCTGGACGAGGAGGACCCGCACGTCAACGCCCTGGGCGTCAAGGGAATCGGCGAGATCGGGATCGTCGGCACGGCGGCCGCGGTGGCCAACGCGGTGTTCCACGCGACCGGGGCGCGCATCCGCGACCTGCCGATCACCCTGGACAAGGTGCTGCCCGCGCTGCCCTGA
- the hisS gene encoding histidine--tRNA ligase produces MAKAAEPPSGTRDFLADDVRRRKAAFDTVSAVFERYGFDPLETPAFERLEVFAGKLGEDASALIFKILKRGVHEATGEADLALRYDHTVPLARVMGTYGSKLPSPYKRYAIGPVWRADRPAQGRFREFVQCDLDTVGSASPLADAETLWAINDALTELGVADFRFLVNSRQALHGLLEAYGIPEDSGAKVLGSLDKLDKATPDAVIAELADRGVPAATAESLVGDVVATDTDRIRKQLDTTERGRAGLAEVDKLVELTAGLPSGRVVFTPRMVRGLDYYTGPIFEVTAAGYPGSISSGGRYDGLVAKLGGPDMPACGGSIGLERILAGQAAGAEQAGGLDVALTVLGAEDEVLRLAGRLRAEGLRTGVYLGTSGKLARQLKWANDQHARTVLIYGPAEQEAGEVTVRDMASGEQTRMPVDDVPAHLRR; encoded by the coding sequence ATGGCGAAGGCCGCCGAGCCACCTTCCGGGACCCGCGACTTCCTGGCCGACGACGTGCGGCGCCGCAAAGCCGCGTTCGACACCGTCAGCGCCGTCTTCGAGCGGTACGGCTTCGACCCCCTGGAGACCCCGGCGTTCGAACGCCTCGAGGTGTTCGCCGGCAAGCTCGGTGAGGACGCGTCGGCCCTGATCTTCAAGATCCTCAAGCGCGGGGTGCACGAGGCCACCGGCGAGGCCGACCTGGCGCTGCGCTACGACCACACCGTCCCGCTCGCACGGGTGATGGGTACCTATGGCAGCAAACTGCCCTCGCCGTACAAGCGGTACGCGATCGGCCCCGTGTGGCGCGCCGACCGGCCCGCGCAGGGCCGGTTCCGCGAGTTCGTCCAGTGCGACCTGGACACGGTCGGCTCGGCCTCGCCGCTGGCCGACGCCGAGACGCTGTGGGCGATCAACGACGCGCTCACCGAGCTGGGTGTGGCGGACTTCCGGTTCTTGGTCAACAGCCGCCAGGCCCTGCACGGCCTGCTGGAGGCGTACGGCATTCCCGAGGACTCGGGCGCGAAGGTGCTGGGCAGCCTCGACAAGCTGGACAAGGCCACCCCGGACGCGGTGATCGCCGAGCTGGCGGACCGCGGCGTGCCGGCGGCGACGGCGGAGAGCCTGGTCGGCGACGTGGTGGCCACCGACACCGACCGCATCCGCAAGCAGCTGGACACCACCGAGCGCGGCCGCGCCGGCCTCGCCGAGGTGGACAAGCTGGTGGAGCTGACCGCCGGGCTGCCGTCCGGGCGGGTGGTGTTCACCCCGCGGATGGTGCGCGGCCTGGACTACTACACCGGCCCGATCTTCGAGGTCACCGCGGCCGGTTACCCGGGTTCGATCTCCTCCGGCGGCCGGTACGACGGGCTGGTGGCGAAGCTGGGCGGACCGGACATGCCGGCGTGCGGCGGGTCGATCGGCCTGGAGCGCATCCTGGCGGGTCAAGCGGCCGGTGCCGAGCAGGCCGGTGGGCTGGACGTGGCGCTCACCGTGCTCGGCGCGGAGGACGAGGTGCTGCGGCTGGCGGGACGGCTGCGGGCCGAGGGCCTGCGCACGGGCGTCTACCTCGGCACCTCCGGCAAGCTGGCGCGCCAGCTGAAGTGGGCGAACGACCAGCACGCCCGCACGGTGCTGATCTACGGCCCGGCCGAGCAGGAGGCCGGCGAGGTCACGGTGCGGGACATGGCCTCCGGCGAGCAGACCCGGATGCCGGTCGACGACGTGCCCGCCCACCTGCGCCGGTAG
- a CDS encoding HAD family hydrolase yields MAKVLVLDVDGTLVDTNYHHALAWFRAFRSYGVTVPVWRIHRAIGMGGDQLVPEVAGQEVEDSSGDDIRAKWKELADGMLPEVCALGGAHELLRAARDAGYRVVLASSGKPDHVDHYLDLIDGRELAGDWTSSKDVEATKPEPDLLEVALEKVRGEQAVVIGDSVWDCVAAGRIGLPSVGLLTGGFGAAELTDNGANRIFADLHELRSNLDDLPFGGTSAS; encoded by the coding sequence ATGGCCAAGGTTCTCGTGCTCGATGTGGACGGCACGCTGGTGGACACGAACTACCACCACGCGCTCGCCTGGTTCCGCGCGTTCCGCAGCTACGGCGTCACCGTGCCGGTGTGGCGGATCCACCGCGCCATCGGGATGGGCGGCGACCAGCTCGTGCCCGAGGTCGCCGGCCAGGAGGTCGAGGACTCAAGCGGCGACGACATCCGCGCCAAGTGGAAGGAACTCGCCGACGGCATGCTGCCCGAGGTGTGCGCCCTCGGCGGCGCGCACGAGCTGCTGCGGGCGGCCCGCGACGCCGGGTACCGGGTGGTGCTGGCCAGCTCCGGCAAACCCGACCACGTCGACCACTACCTCGACCTCATCGACGGCCGCGAGCTGGCGGGGGACTGGACCAGTTCGAAGGACGTCGAGGCCACCAAGCCGGAACCGGACCTGCTGGAGGTCGCGCTGGAGAAGGTGCGCGGCGAGCAGGCGGTGGTCATCGGCGACTCGGTGTGGGACTGCGTCGCAGCGGGCCGCATCGGGCTGCCCTCGGTCGGGCTGCTGACCGGCGGGTTCGGCGCCGCCGAGCTGACGGACAACGGCGCGAACCGCATCTTCGCCGACCTGCACGAACTCCGCTCGAACCTGGACGACCTGCCCTTCGGCGGGACCTCGGCGAGCTGA
- a CDS encoding sensor histidine kinase: MSEWRARAADVLLPGLLVVADVAVAGNLLHEDPGWRLPVSPAVALVIGLLVLARRRWPVPALACVLAVSLAAAFLGVLWDPFAGAALVLYLVALTRERSTAHLAAAAAVAALGGLAAWWFALGVPLLDAAWTAGRAVRAHRAQAEQLDRQRQHQIRTDERLRIARELHDVVTHGMGLIAVKAGVANHVAASRPEEARDALRVIEETSREALGDMRRLLTALRDDTEAPAGLSDLPGLVTRAAAAGVTVELVVAAGDLPRPVGLAVYRIVQEAVTNVIKHAAPARCRVVVRDEAGTIRVEVTDDGRRSGRADSPVQHGHGIVGMTERAALYDGELTAERLPEGGFRVRALLRYAPAEVPLG, from the coding sequence ATGAGCGAGTGGCGTGCCCGTGCGGCGGACGTGCTGCTGCCCGGGCTGCTGGTCGTCGCCGATGTCGCGGTGGCCGGCAACCTGTTGCACGAGGACCCCGGGTGGCGGTTGCCGGTGTCGCCGGCCGTCGCGCTGGTGATCGGGCTGCTGGTCCTGGCCCGGCGGCGGTGGCCAGTTCCGGCGCTGGCGTGCGTGCTGGCCGTGTCACTGGCCGCGGCGTTCCTCGGCGTCCTGTGGGACCCGTTCGCCGGCGCCGCGCTGGTGCTGTACCTGGTCGCGCTCACGCGGGAACGCTCCACCGCGCACCTGGCCGCGGCGGCTGCCGTGGCCGCCCTCGGCGGACTCGCTGCCTGGTGGTTCGCCCTCGGGGTGCCGCTGCTGGACGCGGCGTGGACGGCCGGGCGCGCCGTTCGCGCGCACCGGGCGCAGGCCGAGCAGCTGGACCGGCAACGGCAGCACCAGATCCGCACGGACGAGCGGCTGCGCATCGCGCGGGAACTGCACGACGTCGTCACGCACGGGATGGGGTTGATCGCCGTGAAGGCGGGAGTGGCCAACCACGTGGCCGCGTCCCGGCCGGAGGAGGCGCGCGACGCGCTCCGGGTGATCGAGGAGACCAGTCGCGAGGCGCTCGGCGACATGCGGCGGCTGCTCACCGCGTTGCGCGACGACACGGAGGCGCCGGCCGGCCTCTCCGATCTGCCGGGGCTGGTGACGCGGGCGGCCGCGGCGGGTGTCACCGTGGAGCTGGTGGTGGCGGCCGGGGACCTGCCGCGGCCGGTCGGTCTCGCGGTCTACCGCATCGTGCAGGAAGCGGTCACGAACGTGATCAAACACGCCGCTCCCGCGCGGTGCCGGGTCGTGGTGCGCGACGAGGCGGGCACGATCCGGGTCGAGGTGACCGACGACGGCCGCCGCTCGGGCCGTGCGGACAGTCCGGTCCAGCACGGGCACGGGATCGTCGGCATGACCGAGCGGGCCGCCCTGTACGACGGCGAGCTGACCGCGGAACGGTTGCCGGAGGGCGGTTTCCGGGTTCGCGCGCTGCTGCGGTACGCACCGGCGGAGGTTCCCCTTGGCTGA
- a CDS encoding response regulator transcription factor, protein MAEPLRLVIADDQALLRGSFRMLVDNEEDMTVVGEAATGAEAVEVVQSTRPDVVLMDVRMPTMDGIEATRLITERAPSVRVLILTMFDLDSHVFGALRAGAAGFLLKDTRPADLCAAIRVVADGEALLAPAVTRRLIAEFARTAEPRPPLGRELDVLTPREAEVLTLIAHGLSNTELAGRLHLSPATVKTYIGRLLTKLGARDRAQLVIIAYESGLVTASRGR, encoded by the coding sequence TTGGCTGAGCCGCTGCGCCTGGTGATCGCCGACGACCAGGCCCTGCTGCGGGGAAGTTTCCGGATGCTGGTGGACAACGAAGAGGACATGACGGTGGTCGGCGAGGCCGCGACCGGGGCGGAAGCGGTCGAAGTGGTCCAATCCACCCGCCCCGACGTCGTGCTGATGGACGTGCGGATGCCCACGATGGACGGCATCGAGGCGACCCGGCTGATCACCGAGCGGGCACCCTCGGTGCGCGTGCTGATCCTCACGATGTTCGACCTGGACTCGCACGTGTTCGGCGCGCTCCGCGCCGGCGCGGCGGGTTTCCTGCTCAAGGACACCCGCCCGGCCGACCTGTGCGCGGCCATCCGGGTGGTCGCGGACGGGGAGGCGCTGCTGGCCCCGGCCGTCACGCGCCGGCTGATCGCCGAGTTCGCCCGGACGGCCGAGCCCCGGCCGCCGCTCGGCCGGGAACTGGACGTCCTCACACCACGCGAGGCCGAGGTGCTGACGCTCATTGCGCACGGCCTGTCGAACACCGAGCTGGCCGGCCGCCTGCACCTGTCCCCGGCGACGGTGAAGACCTACATCGGGCGGCTGCTCACCAAGCTGGGGGCCCGCGACCGGGCCCAGCTGGTGATCATCGCCTACGAGTCCGGTCTGGTCACCGCATCCCGCGGGAGGTAA